A stretch of Salvelinus alpinus chromosome 4, SLU_Salpinus.1, whole genome shotgun sequence DNA encodes these proteins:
- the LOC139572346 gene encoding germ cell-specific gene 1-like protein, whose amino-acid sequence MLENMSRRSRSLLSLTLTTLALALSILALCTSYWCEGTHKVVKPLCLSPVKMRNCGQNNSEPYTTESPTQNPYNRTLSPQRRDELAKIRQRQLDNAVHYIWETGEDKYTFRYFHTGFWESCEKHVDGEKCRSFIELTPGETQGVLWLSVISEFTYIGLLGMGFLLMWLELLCSHKEIHALKINAYAAICTVLSGLMGMVAHMMYTTVFQMTVIVGPKDWRPQTWDYGWSFALAWISFSCCMGAAVFTLNSYTKTIIELRHKQRLRLEEARTASHAPPYDEVVPGSGLYSVSGLLQCPNGMIDVAWAPDGTVMGVGNGDVPTLVLLGGCGPEGCEDCEREMDEMEEAMERERADSPC is encoded by the exons ATGTTGGAGAACATGTCTCGTCGGTCACGCTCCCtgctgtccctgaccctgaccacTCTGGCTCTGGCCCTGTCCATCCTGGCTCTCTGCACCTCCTACTGGTGTGAAGGGACTCACAAGGTGGTCAagcctctctgcctgtctccgGTCAAGATGAGGAACTGTGGGCAGAACAACAGTGAACCCTACACCACAG AGAGCCCAACTCAGAACCCATACAACAGAACCCTGTCCCCCCAGAGGAGAGATGAACTGGCTAAGATCCGCCAGAGACAGCTGGACAATGCTGTCCACTACATctgggagacaggagaggacaagTACACCTTCAGATACTTCCACACTGGCTTCTGGGAGAGCTGTGAGAAACACGTTGATG GTGAGAAGTGTCGCAGCTTTATTGAGCTGACTCCTGGTGAAACACaag gTGTGTTATGGCTATCGGTGATATCTGAGTTCACTTACATCGGTCTATTGGGAATGGGCTTTCTGTTGATGTGGCTGGAGTTGTTGTGTTCCCATAAGGAGATACACGCTCTCAAAATCAACGCCTATGCTGCCATCTGCACCGTACTGTCAG gtcTGATGGGGATGGTGGCCCACATGATGTACACCACAGTGTTCCAGATGACTGTCATCGTTGGCCCTAAAGACTGGAGGCCTCAGACCTGGGACTACGGCTGGTCATTCGC CCTGGCGTGGATCTCCTTCAGCTGTTGTATGGGAGCTGcagtcttcaccctcaactcttACACCAAGACCATCATCGAGCTGCGCCACAAACAGAGGCTCCGATTGGAGGAGGCCCGCACCGCCAGCCACGCCCCTCCCTACGATGAGGTGGTCCCCGGGAGCGGGCTCTACTCTGTCAGCGGCCTATTGCAGTGCCCAAACGGGATGATTGACGTGGCGTGGGCGCCTGACGGGACCGTGATGGGGGTGGGGAACGGGGATGTaccaactctagtgttgctaggAGGGTGTGGGCCAGAGGGCTGTGAggactgtgagagagagatggatgagatgGAGGAGGCCATGGAGAGGGAAAGAGCTGATTCGCCCTGTTAA